One Thermodesulfobacteriota bacterium genomic window carries:
- a CDS encoding ligase-associated DNA damage response exonuclease, protein MKYDLITVNENGLYCPAGGFYIDPWRPVERAVITHAHSDHARPGHSYYLAHNHCAPILRLRLGQDINLETMEYGETRAMNGLRVSLHPAGHVLGSAQVRIEHGGKVWVVSGDYKLENDRLTPAFEPIHCHTFITESTFGLPVYKWRPQDEIFEQVNQWWAENQGKNKASILIAYALGKAQRLVENLDHSLGDIYAHGAVFNVHTKFREAGITLPEIKYAGPDMPKSAFMRSLIIAPPSALNTPWMRRFEPYSTAIASGCMAIRGNKRRKAVDRGFALSDHADWQGLNEAINACGAERVFVTHGYQDVMVKWLGEKGKEAHELKTEFVGESEEFDGL, encoded by the coding sequence ATGAAGTATGATTTAATCACCGTGAATGAAAACGGGCTATACTGCCCGGCGGGAGGGTTTTATATCGACCCCTGGCGGCCCGTAGAGCGTGCAGTAATCACCCATGCCCACTCCGACCATGCCCGTCCTGGTCATAGCTATTACCTGGCTCATAACCATTGCGCACCCATTCTAAGACTAAGATTAGGCCAGGATATCAACCTGGAAACCATGGAGTACGGGGAGACCAGGGCGATGAATGGGTTGAGAGTGTCACTCCATCCTGCGGGACACGTTCTTGGCTCGGCCCAGGTAAGAATCGAACATGGAGGCAAGGTTTGGGTCGTCTCCGGTGATTATAAACTGGAGAATGACCGGCTCACTCCGGCTTTCGAGCCTATCCACTGTCATACCTTCATAACCGAGTCAACCTTTGGCCTTCCGGTATACAAATGGCGGCCGCAGGACGAAATCTTTGAGCAAGTGAACCAGTGGTGGGCAGAGAACCAGGGAAAAAATAAGGCCAGTATCTTGATAGCGTATGCGCTTGGCAAGGCGCAGCGCCTGGTTGAGAATCTCGACCACTCTCTCGGTGACATCTACGCCCACGGAGCAGTCTTTAACGTCCATACAAAGTTTAGAGAGGCAGGCATAACTCTACCTGAAATAAAATATGCCGGGCCGGACATGCCAAAATCCGCTTTCATGAGGTCTTTGATAATTGCTCCCCCATCGGCCTTAAACACGCCGTGGATGAGAAGGTTTGAGCCCTATTCTACTGCCATAGCTTCGGGCTGCATGGCTATACGCGGAAACAAGCGCCGTAAGGCGGTGGACCGAGGTTTTGCTTTATCAGACCACGCTGATTGGCAGGGTCTTAACGAGGCTATAAACGCATGCGGTGCGGAACGGGTTTTTGTCACCCATGGCTATCAGGACGTCATGGTCAAATGGCTCGGGGAAAAGGGAAAGGAAGCCCATGAATTAAAAACCGAATTCGTCGGCGAGAGCGAGGAGTTCGACGGTCTATGA
- a CDS encoding ATP-dependent DNA ligase translates to MRNFARLFYDLDQTNKTNERLSILKEYFRKASDGDKVWAIALLSGRRPRRPVTTTKLREWGSELAGIPLWLFEECYQVVGDLAEVIALLLPPPERQQSESLAYWINYLRDLEDLDEEEKKGRVMSAWMEMDTQERFAFNKFLTGAFRIGVSQKLLIRVLAELYEVEEAKIAHRLTGDWHPDTQTFEGLIIQGDSNDNSSKPYPFFLAYPIEKSVSDLGPPEEWQAEWKWDGIRSQIIKRNNEFFIWSRGEELVTEKFPELTGLKDRLPDGVVLDGEILAYCDGQPLGFNVLQKRIGRKNVTKAILKEAPVAIIAYDLLEYQQEDVRGWPLEKRRRLLDVLIEQAAHERLLFSRDVPFEGWDDLVKLREESRSQGAEGFMLKRRDSSYGVGRKKGDWWKWKVEPYLVDAVLLYAERGHGRRASLYTDYTFGVWDQDKLVPIAKAYSGLSDEEIRQVDAFIRKNTVEKFGPVRSVKPELVFELAFESVQLSSRHKSGVAVRFPRISRWRHDKKIEEADTLENLRKLLEVK, encoded by the coding sequence ATGAGAAATTTCGCTCGATTGTTTTACGACCTGGACCAGACCAATAAGACCAATGAAAGGTTGTCCATACTGAAAGAGTATTTTCGTAAAGCTTCCGACGGGGACAAGGTGTGGGCCATAGCGCTTCTAAGCGGCCGACGTCCGAGGCGCCCGGTAACCACGACAAAGCTGAGAGAGTGGGGCAGCGAGTTGGCCGGAATCCCTCTTTGGCTTTTTGAAGAGTGCTATCAGGTCGTTGGCGATTTGGCAGAGGTAATCGCCCTGCTATTGCCTCCTCCGGAAAGACAGCAGTCCGAGTCCCTTGCTTATTGGATCAATTACCTTCGCGATTTGGAGGATTTGGACGAAGAAGAGAAAAAGGGGAGGGTTATGTCTGCCTGGATGGAGATGGATACCCAGGAGCGCTTTGCATTCAATAAATTTTTAACCGGAGCTTTTAGGATAGGGGTTTCCCAGAAACTCCTGATACGCGTGCTGGCCGAGCTTTATGAGGTCGAAGAAGCCAAGATAGCGCACCGGTTGACCGGGGATTGGCACCCGGATACTCAAACATTCGAAGGTTTGATTATACAGGGTGACTCAAACGATAACTCTTCCAAGCCCTATCCTTTTTTCCTGGCATATCCGATTGAAAAGTCGGTCTCGGATTTAGGGCCGCCGGAGGAGTGGCAGGCAGAATGGAAATGGGACGGCATCCGTTCCCAGATTATCAAGCGTAATAATGAGTTCTTCATATGGTCGCGGGGCGAAGAGCTGGTTACGGAGAAGTTCCCTGAATTAACCGGCCTCAAGGATAGGCTTCCAGACGGCGTGGTTTTGGACGGTGAGATATTGGCTTACTGTGACGGGCAGCCGCTCGGATTCAACGTATTACAAAAACGCATTGGACGGAAGAACGTAACCAAGGCCATACTCAAGGAGGCGCCTGTAGCGATTATTGCCTACGACCTCTTGGAGTATCAGCAAGAGGATGTTCGCGGTTGGCCCCTCGAAAAGAGACGACGATTGCTCGATGTGTTAATAGAGCAGGCTGCTCACGAAAGGCTCTTATTTTCCCGGGATGTTCCTTTCGAAGGCTGGGACGATTTAGTCAAGTTAAGGGAGGAGTCGCGCTCCCAAGGGGCCGAGGGATTTATGCTCAAACGAAGGGATTCTTCCTACGGAGTTGGACGCAAGAAGGGAGACTGGTGGAAGTGGAAGGTCGAGCCTTACCTAGTTGATGCGGTTTTGCTCTATGCGGAGCGCGGGCACGGCCGGCGGGCAAGCCTTTACACCGATTATACATTCGGGGTATGGGACCAGGACAAGCTGGTGCCAATCGCCAAGGCCTACTCCGGGTTGAGCGACGAGGAGATACGCCAGGTGGATGCCTTCATTCGGAAGAATACTGTCGAGAAATTCGGACCGGTGAGAAGTGTCAAACCGGAGCTTGTATTTGAATTGGCCTTCGAGAGCGTTCAGCTTTCATCCCGCCACAAGTCGGGAGTAGCGGTACGATTCCCCCGTATTTCCCGCTGGCGGCATGATAAAAAGATCGAAGAGGCGGATACATTGGAGAACCTTCGCAAATTATTAGAGGTAAAATAA